One region of Juglans microcarpa x Juglans regia isolate MS1-56 chromosome 7S, Jm3101_v1.0, whole genome shotgun sequence genomic DNA includes:
- the LOC121241306 gene encoding polyadenylate-binding protein RBP47B' isoform X3, translated as MATMSSQGYYQPTTVEEVRTLWIGDLQYWVDESYLHTCFAHTGEVVSIKIIRNKITGQPEGYGFVEFVSHAAAERILQAYNGTQMPGTEQTFRLNWASFGIGEKRPDAGPEHSIFVGDLAPDVTDYLLQETFRVQYPSVRGAKVVTDPNTGRSKGYGFVKFSDEAERNRAMTEMNGVYCSTRPMRISAATPKKTTSVQPYTAAKAYPVPVYTTPVPMLPADYDANNTTIFVGNLDPNVSEEELKQTFLQFGEIVYVKIPVGKGCGFVQFGTRASAEDAIQKMQGKMIGQQIVRISWGRSPTAKQEIPGSWGQQVDPSQWSAYYGYGQGYDAYTYGATNDPSLYAYSSYAGYAQYPQTVDGVQDMAAMAGAVPAVEQREELYDPLATPDVDKLNAAYLSIHGSAILGRPLWLKTSSLSQQG; from the exons ATGGCAACGATGTCGTCTCAGGGTTACTATCAGCCAACTACGGTGGAGGAAGTCAGAACTCTCTGGATAGGTGATTTGCAGTATTGGGTCGACGAGTCCTACCTGCATACCTGCTTTGCTCACACTGGCGAg GTAGTATCAATAAAGATTATACGTAACAAGATCACTGGCCAGCCCGAGGGTTATGGGTTTGTTGAGTTTGTTTCCCATGCAGCAGCTGAAAGGATTCTACAGGCTTACAATGGGACTCAAATGCCTGGAACTGAACAAACTTTCAGGTTAAATTGGGCTTCTTTTGGTATTGGGGAAAAGCGTCCTGATGCTGGGCCTgaacattctatttttgtgggaGATTTAGCACCTGATGTTACTGATTATCTGTTGCAAGAGACCTTTCGAGTTCAATATCCATCTGTTAGAGGTGCCAAGGTTGTGACTGATCCAAATACTGGACGCTCAAAGGGATATGGATTTGTTAAGTTTTCTGATGAGGCTGAAAGGAATCGTGCTATGACTGAAATGAATGGTGTGTATTGCTCAACTAGGCCGATGCGCATTAGTGCAGCTACACCGAAGAAGACCACTAGTGTTCAACCATATACTGCAGCTAAAg CATACCCAGTGCCAGTGTATACAACGCCAGTGCCCATGCTTCCAGCAGATTATGATGCTAATAATACTACA ATTTTTGTCGGTAACTTGGATCCCAATGTCTCGGAAGAGGAGCTGAAGCAAACCTTTTTGCAGTTTGGGGAAATTGTCTATGTCAAGATACCTGTGGGCAAAGGATGTGGATTTGTACAGTTTGGGACAAG AGCATCTGCTGAAGATGCAATCCAAAAGATGCAGGGGAAGATGATTGGTCAACAAATTGTCCGCATTTCTTGGGGTAGGAGTCCGACTGCTAAACAG GAGATTCCCGGTAGCTGGGGTCAGCAAGTAGATCCGAGTCAATGGAGTGCTTATTATGGTTATGGACAAGGCTATGATGCCTATACTTATGGGGCTACAAATGATCCTTCATTATATGCGTACAGTTCATATGCTGGTTATGCACAATACCCTCAGACT GTTGATGGTGTTCAAGATATGGCTGCTATGGCAGGTGCTGTGCCTGCTGTCGAACAAAGAGAGGAGTTATATGATCCATTGGCTACGCCTGATGTTGATAA GTTAAATGCTGCGTACCTCTCTATTCATGGAAGTGCCATTTTAGGGCGGCCCTTATGGCTGAAAACCTCATCACTGTCACAGCAAGGGTAG
- the LOC121241306 gene encoding polyadenylate-binding protein RBP47B' isoform X1 — protein sequence MATMSSQGYYQPTTVEEVRTLWIGDLQYWVDESYLHTCFAHTGEVVSIKIIRNKITGQPEGYGFVEFVSHAAAERILQAYNGTQMPGTEQTFRLNWASFGIGEKRPDAGPEHSIFVGDLAPDVTDYLLQETFRVQYPSVRGAKVVTDPNTGRSKGYGFVKFSDEAERNRAMTEMNGVYCSTRPMRISAATPKKTTSVQPYTAAKAAAYPVPVYTTPVPMLPADYDANNTTIFVGNLDPNVSEEELKQTFLQFGEIVYVKIPVGKGCGFVQFGTRASAEDAIQKMQGKMIGQQIVRISWGRSPTAKQEIPGSWGQQVDPSQWSAYYGYGQGYDAYTYGATNDPSLYAYSSYAGYAQYPQTVDGVQDMAAMAGAVPAVEQREELYDPLATPDVDKLNAAYLSIHGSAILGRPLWLKTSSLSQQG from the exons ATGGCAACGATGTCGTCTCAGGGTTACTATCAGCCAACTACGGTGGAGGAAGTCAGAACTCTCTGGATAGGTGATTTGCAGTATTGGGTCGACGAGTCCTACCTGCATACCTGCTTTGCTCACACTGGCGAg GTAGTATCAATAAAGATTATACGTAACAAGATCACTGGCCAGCCCGAGGGTTATGGGTTTGTTGAGTTTGTTTCCCATGCAGCAGCTGAAAGGATTCTACAGGCTTACAATGGGACTCAAATGCCTGGAACTGAACAAACTTTCAGGTTAAATTGGGCTTCTTTTGGTATTGGGGAAAAGCGTCCTGATGCTGGGCCTgaacattctatttttgtgggaGATTTAGCACCTGATGTTACTGATTATCTGTTGCAAGAGACCTTTCGAGTTCAATATCCATCTGTTAGAGGTGCCAAGGTTGTGACTGATCCAAATACTGGACGCTCAAAGGGATATGGATTTGTTAAGTTTTCTGATGAGGCTGAAAGGAATCGTGCTATGACTGAAATGAATGGTGTGTATTGCTCAACTAGGCCGATGCGCATTAGTGCAGCTACACCGAAGAAGACCACTAGTGTTCAACCATATACTGCAGCTAAAg CAGCAGCATACCCAGTGCCAGTGTATACAACGCCAGTGCCCATGCTTCCAGCAGATTATGATGCTAATAATACTACA ATTTTTGTCGGTAACTTGGATCCCAATGTCTCGGAAGAGGAGCTGAAGCAAACCTTTTTGCAGTTTGGGGAAATTGTCTATGTCAAGATACCTGTGGGCAAAGGATGTGGATTTGTACAGTTTGGGACAAG AGCATCTGCTGAAGATGCAATCCAAAAGATGCAGGGGAAGATGATTGGTCAACAAATTGTCCGCATTTCTTGGGGTAGGAGTCCGACTGCTAAACAG GAGATTCCCGGTAGCTGGGGTCAGCAAGTAGATCCGAGTCAATGGAGTGCTTATTATGGTTATGGACAAGGCTATGATGCCTATACTTATGGGGCTACAAATGATCCTTCATTATATGCGTACAGTTCATATGCTGGTTATGCACAATACCCTCAGACT GTTGATGGTGTTCAAGATATGGCTGCTATGGCAGGTGCTGTGCCTGCTGTCGAACAAAGAGAGGAGTTATATGATCCATTGGCTACGCCTGATGTTGATAA GTTAAATGCTGCGTACCTCTCTATTCATGGAAGTGCCATTTTAGGGCGGCCCTTATGGCTGAAAACCTCATCACTGTCACAGCAAGGGTAG
- the LOC121241306 gene encoding polyadenylate-binding protein RBP47B' isoform X2: MATMSSQGYYQPTTVEEVRTLWIGDLQYWVDESYLHTCFAHTGEVVSIKIIRNKITGQPEGYGFVEFVSHAAAERILQAYNGTQMPGTEQTFRLNWASFGIGEKRPDAGPEHSIFVGDLAPDVTDYLLQETFRVQYPSVRGAKVVTDPNTGRSKGYGFVKFSDEAERNRAMTEMNGVYCSTRPMRISAATPKKTTSVQPYTAAKAAYPVPVYTTPVPMLPADYDANNTTIFVGNLDPNVSEEELKQTFLQFGEIVYVKIPVGKGCGFVQFGTRASAEDAIQKMQGKMIGQQIVRISWGRSPTAKQEIPGSWGQQVDPSQWSAYYGYGQGYDAYTYGATNDPSLYAYSSYAGYAQYPQTVDGVQDMAAMAGAVPAVEQREELYDPLATPDVDKLNAAYLSIHGSAILGRPLWLKTSSLSQQG; the protein is encoded by the exons ATGGCAACGATGTCGTCTCAGGGTTACTATCAGCCAACTACGGTGGAGGAAGTCAGAACTCTCTGGATAGGTGATTTGCAGTATTGGGTCGACGAGTCCTACCTGCATACCTGCTTTGCTCACACTGGCGAg GTAGTATCAATAAAGATTATACGTAACAAGATCACTGGCCAGCCCGAGGGTTATGGGTTTGTTGAGTTTGTTTCCCATGCAGCAGCTGAAAGGATTCTACAGGCTTACAATGGGACTCAAATGCCTGGAACTGAACAAACTTTCAGGTTAAATTGGGCTTCTTTTGGTATTGGGGAAAAGCGTCCTGATGCTGGGCCTgaacattctatttttgtgggaGATTTAGCACCTGATGTTACTGATTATCTGTTGCAAGAGACCTTTCGAGTTCAATATCCATCTGTTAGAGGTGCCAAGGTTGTGACTGATCCAAATACTGGACGCTCAAAGGGATATGGATTTGTTAAGTTTTCTGATGAGGCTGAAAGGAATCGTGCTATGACTGAAATGAATGGTGTGTATTGCTCAACTAGGCCGATGCGCATTAGTGCAGCTACACCGAAGAAGACCACTAGTGTTCAACCATATACTGCAGCTAAAg CAGCATACCCAGTGCCAGTGTATACAACGCCAGTGCCCATGCTTCCAGCAGATTATGATGCTAATAATACTACA ATTTTTGTCGGTAACTTGGATCCCAATGTCTCGGAAGAGGAGCTGAAGCAAACCTTTTTGCAGTTTGGGGAAATTGTCTATGTCAAGATACCTGTGGGCAAAGGATGTGGATTTGTACAGTTTGGGACAAG AGCATCTGCTGAAGATGCAATCCAAAAGATGCAGGGGAAGATGATTGGTCAACAAATTGTCCGCATTTCTTGGGGTAGGAGTCCGACTGCTAAACAG GAGATTCCCGGTAGCTGGGGTCAGCAAGTAGATCCGAGTCAATGGAGTGCTTATTATGGTTATGGACAAGGCTATGATGCCTATACTTATGGGGCTACAAATGATCCTTCATTATATGCGTACAGTTCATATGCTGGTTATGCACAATACCCTCAGACT GTTGATGGTGTTCAAGATATGGCTGCTATGGCAGGTGCTGTGCCTGCTGTCGAACAAAGAGAGGAGTTATATGATCCATTGGCTACGCCTGATGTTGATAA GTTAAATGCTGCGTACCTCTCTATTCATGGAAGTGCCATTTTAGGGCGGCCCTTATGGCTGAAAACCTCATCACTGTCACAGCAAGGGTAG